From the Sphingomonas aliaeris genome, one window contains:
- a CDS encoding DedA family protein: MTDIIVNFIAWGGYFGIFLLMAVENILPPIPSEVIMGLGGIAVARGQMEIFPLIAAGTIGTVGGNFFWYELGRRVGYKRFKPLVDRYGRWAAVEWADVEHIHDFFRRRGQWVIFVFRFMPAFRTIISLPAGMAHMPRWKFAVWTAGGSTIWNCVLVGAGYYLGSNFQQLDRYVGPASIAVIVLMLGLYGWRVLTWKPRDQR, translated from the coding sequence ATGACCGACATCATCGTCAACTTCATCGCATGGGGCGGCTACTTCGGTATTTTCCTATTGATGGCGGTCGAGAATATTCTTCCGCCCATACCGTCCGAAGTGATCATGGGGCTTGGCGGAATAGCCGTTGCGCGCGGACAGATGGAGATCTTTCCGTTGATCGCCGCGGGGACGATCGGGACCGTCGGAGGCAACTTCTTTTGGTATGAACTTGGCCGACGCGTCGGATATAAGAGGTTCAAGCCGCTGGTCGATCGATACGGCCGCTGGGCCGCTGTCGAGTGGGCGGATGTCGAGCATATCCACGACTTCTTCCGGCGCCGCGGGCAATGGGTGATCTTCGTGTTCCGCTTCATGCCGGCATTCCGGACGATCATCTCGCTACCGGCCGGCATGGCGCATATGCCCCGGTGGAAATTCGCTGTCTGGACGGCGGGCGGCAGTACGATCTGGAACTGCGTGCTGGTCGGCGCGGGCTATTATCTCGGCAGCAATTTCCAGCAGCTCGACCGTTATGTCGGTCCCGCCTCGATCGCGGTTATCGTGCTGATGCTGGGCCTGTACGGCTGGCGCGTGCTTACGTGGAAACCACGCGACCAGAGGTAA
- a CDS encoding tyrosine recombinase XerC: MQTLILAWADHLAQNRRRSAHTVRAYVATAHRLAAFLGEHWGEAVVADRLGRIDASDLRAYLAFRRAGGLGNSSAARELSAVRNFLGFAAGEGATPRLKGPRVKKGVPRPISPDEAVALTEDIADVAAEPWIAARDWAVLMLLYGAGLRIGEALALTGSILPLGQTLSVTGKRAKTRIVPLLPQVRNGIEAYVRLCPWPITRTDPLFRGAKGGVLDAAIIRRSVRAARGRLGLAERTTPHALRHSFATHLLGRGADLRSLQELLGHASLSSTQIYTAVDAALLMDVYRNAHPRA; encoded by the coding sequence ATGCAGACACTTATCCTCGCCTGGGCAGATCACCTTGCGCAAAATCGCCGGCGTTCGGCGCATACCGTGCGCGCTTATGTGGCGACGGCGCACCGTCTCGCCGCGTTCCTCGGCGAACATTGGGGCGAGGCGGTCGTAGCGGATCGGCTCGGCCGTATCGATGCGAGCGACTTGCGTGCCTATCTGGCGTTTCGGCGCGCAGGGGGGCTGGGCAATTCATCCGCGGCGCGCGAACTTTCGGCGGTGCGCAATTTTCTCGGATTCGCAGCAGGCGAGGGCGCGACGCCGCGGCTGAAGGGGCCGCGCGTCAAGAAGGGCGTACCGCGGCCGATCTCGCCGGACGAAGCCGTCGCGCTGACGGAGGATATCGCCGATGTCGCAGCCGAACCCTGGATCGCCGCACGCGATTGGGCGGTGTTGATGCTGCTGTACGGCGCGGGCCTTCGTATTGGCGAGGCGTTGGCGTTAACCGGATCAATCCTGCCGCTTGGGCAAACACTCAGCGTCACCGGCAAGCGTGCGAAGACCCGCATTGTCCCGTTATTGCCGCAGGTTCGCAACGGGATCGAAGCGTATGTGCGACTATGCCCCTGGCCGATCACGCGTACCGATCCGCTGTTTCGGGGGGCGAAGGGCGGCGTGCTGGATGCCGCGATCATACGGCGGTCTGTTCGGGCGGCGCGCGGGCGGCTGGGGCTCGCGGAGCGCACGACGCCGCACGCCTTGCGCCACAGCTTTGCGACTCACCTGCTCGGACGCGGTGCCGATCTGCGGTCGCTTCAGGAATTGCTCGGTCATGCCTCGCTCAGCTCGACGCAGATCTACACCGCGGTGGACGCTGCGCTCCTGATGGACGTCTATCGCAACGCGCATCCGCGAGCCTGA
- a CDS encoding GAF domain-containing protein: MTSSLPLDPDLLADIARVQRIDTIKALLSDVCRLTGMGFAAVARVTEDRWIACQVQDDIGFGLDAGDELEVRTTICDEIRSDHKGVLIDNVGQEPAWNTHPTPIMYGFKSYISVPIIREDGSFFGTLCAIDPAPRETSLSKVRDAIDGFARTIARELDSFTSGRVVST, encoded by the coding sequence GTGACCTCTTCTCTCCCGCTCGATCCCGATCTGCTTGCCGACATCGCCCGCGTGCAACGTATCGATACGATAAAAGCCCTTCTCTCCGACGTCTGCCGCCTGACCGGCATGGGCTTCGCGGCCGTCGCGCGCGTGACCGAGGACCGGTGGATCGCATGCCAGGTGCAGGACGATATCGGGTTCGGCCTGGATGCCGGCGACGAACTGGAAGTTCGGACGACCATCTGCGACGAGATACGGTCCGACCACAAAGGGGTGCTGATCGACAATGTCGGGCAGGAACCGGCGTGGAACACACACCCGACGCCGATCATGTACGGCTTCAAAAGCTATATCTCGGTGCCGATCATTCGGGAGGACGGCAGCTTTTTCGGCACCTTATGCGCGATCGACCCGGCGCCGCGCGAAACGAGCCTCAGCAAGGTACGCGATGCGATCGACGGTTTCGCCCGCACGATAGCGCGCGAACTCGATTCATTTACCTCTGGTCGCGTGGTTTCCACGTAA
- a CDS encoding diguanylate cyclase domain-containing protein, translating into MTPLTEMPPLHPTDEDRRLAALQAITLLDSEPEGAFDALVALTAQRFDCPVSMLNLIDRDRQWVKAKVGTDITETDREVAFCDHTIRGSEPMVIEDATLDTRFAANPLVTGGPKIRFYAGAPIHVTDDHGRHAIGTLCLIDAKPRTMTQEQVDALAHVAIIIETLISSRAAALEAIAIAEAVQAQARQLRRQETVFRQVERMTMIGSWRLDLQTESVTWSDGVYRIHELGPGEQPNLHGALDFYPPRDRAAITEALTGTIETGTPYEIEVDFITAKGKRRRVRSRGELEIDNGSAVAVVGVFQDVTDRHRVERKLRESASTDEVTQIANRAEFNRVLEAELQAARRGKPVVLALIDLDDFKTTNDTFGHVAGDDVLRAVGQRLRAPYLKGSFAARLGGDEFALLLTDPELVADAPAVIGTLLELLKTPVQSRDVLLPVSGTIGSARPGPGAETVRDLMHAADIALYTAKRNRRGTAHAYVPPALAAG; encoded by the coding sequence ATGACCCCGCTGACTGAAATGCCCCCGCTTCATCCCACCGACGAGGATCGCCGCCTTGCCGCCTTGCAGGCGATTACGCTGCTCGACTCGGAACCCGAAGGTGCCTTCGATGCGCTGGTCGCCCTGACCGCGCAGCGTTTTGATTGCCCGGTTTCGATGCTGAACCTGATCGATCGGGACCGCCAATGGGTGAAGGCGAAGGTCGGGACCGACATCACCGAAACCGACCGCGAGGTGGCGTTCTGCGATCATACGATCCGGGGCAGCGAACCGATGGTCATCGAAGATGCGACGCTCGACACCCGGTTCGCGGCGAACCCGCTGGTCACGGGCGGCCCCAAGATACGTTTTTATGCCGGTGCGCCGATCCACGTTACGGACGATCATGGCCGGCACGCGATCGGTACCTTGTGCCTGATCGATGCCAAGCCGCGCACGATGACGCAGGAGCAGGTCGATGCGCTGGCGCATGTCGCCATCATCATCGAAACATTGATTTCCTCGCGTGCGGCGGCGCTCGAGGCGATTGCGATCGCCGAAGCCGTACAGGCGCAGGCGCGGCAGCTGCGCCGGCAGGAAACCGTCTTCCGGCAGGTCGAGCGGATGACAATGATCGGATCGTGGCGGCTCGACTTGCAGACCGAGTCCGTCACCTGGTCGGACGGGGTTTACCGCATCCACGAACTGGGCCCGGGGGAACAGCCCAACCTGCATGGGGCACTGGACTTCTATCCGCCACGCGACCGGGCGGCGATAACGGAAGCGCTGACCGGGACGATCGAGACCGGGACACCCTATGAGATCGAAGTCGATTTCATCACCGCGAAGGGCAAGCGCCGCCGCGTCCGCAGCCGTGGCGAACTGGAAATCGATAACGGTAGCGCCGTGGCGGTGGTCGGCGTCTTCCAGGACGTCACAGATCGGCACCGCGTGGAACGCAAGCTGCGCGAATCCGCTAGTACCGACGAGGTGACCCAAATTGCCAACCGCGCCGAGTTCAACCGCGTGCTTGAGGCAGAATTGCAGGCCGCGCGCAGGGGCAAACCCGTCGTGTTGGCGTTGATCGACCTGGACGATTTCAAGACCACGAACGACACGTTCGGACACGTCGCCGGCGACGACGTTCTTCGCGCAGTCGGCCAGCGGCTACGCGCGCCTTATCTGAAAGGCAGCTTCGCCGCACGGCTGGGCGGCGACGAATTCGCTCTGCTGCTGACCGATCCGGAACTGGTCGCTGACGCTCCCGCCGTTATCGGTACGTTGCTTGAACTGCTGAAGACGCCGGTCCAGTCACGCGACGTGCTGCTTCCGGTGTCCGGAACGATCGGGTCGGCCCGCCCCGGTCCGGGAGCGGAAACGGTACGCGACCTGATGCACGCCGCTGATATTGCCTTGTACACCGCCAAACGAAACCGTCGCGGTACGGCGCACGCCTATGTTCCGCCTGCTTTGGCTGCGGGCTGA
- the gshB gene encoding glutathione synthase, whose product MPLTVAVQMDPIESINIAGDSTFALMLSAQARGHRLYHYAAEDLNYADGRVWAKAYPVTVQRVVGDHFSFGEAVSLDLGDEADVVLMRQDPPFDLGYITATHLLERIAHKTLVVNDPASVRNAPEKVFVLDYPQFMPPTLVTRSLEEARAFLAKHGEIVIKPLHGNGGKAIFKIGADGANLSALIEVFNMTWREPHMIQAFLPDVAMGDKRIVLVDGAVVGAINRLPGEGEIRSNLAVGGSAVKTELTEDERNICAVLGPELKKRGLLFVGIDVIGGKWLTEINVTSPTGLVAIDRFDGVDTAAMIWEAIEGKVDR is encoded by the coding sequence ATGCCGCTGACCGTCGCCGTCCAGATGGATCCAATCGAGTCGATCAACATCGCAGGCGATTCCACGTTCGCGCTGATGCTGTCCGCACAGGCGCGCGGGCACCGGCTGTACCATTACGCCGCGGAAGACCTGAACTACGCCGATGGCCGGGTATGGGCGAAGGCGTATCCGGTTACCGTTCAGCGCGTCGTGGGCGATCATTTCTCGTTCGGCGAAGCTGTCAGTCTCGATCTCGGCGACGAGGCGGATGTCGTGCTGATGCGGCAGGACCCGCCCTTTGATCTCGGCTATATCACCGCGACGCATCTGCTCGAACGGATCGCGCACAAGACATTAGTCGTCAACGATCCCGCCAGCGTCCGGAACGCGCCGGAGAAGGTCTTCGTCCTCGACTATCCGCAATTCATGCCGCCGACCCTGGTGACCCGCAGTCTCGAAGAGGCTCGTGCGTTCCTGGCGAAGCACGGCGAGATCGTGATCAAGCCGCTGCACGGCAATGGCGGCAAGGCGATCTTCAAAATCGGGGCGGACGGCGCGAACCTGTCCGCACTGATCGAGGTGTTCAACATGACGTGGCGTGAGCCGCACATGATCCAGGCTTTCCTTCCCGATGTCGCGATGGGCGACAAGCGCATCGTGCTGGTCGATGGCGCAGTGGTGGGCGCGATCAATCGGCTGCCCGGCGAAGGCGAAATCCGGTCCAACCTCGCGGTCGGTGGTTCGGCGGTTAAGACCGAACTGACGGAAGACGAACGCAACATCTGCGCCGTGCTTGGCCCGGAACTGAAGAAGCGCGGGCTACTGTTCGTCGGGATCGACGTGATCGGTGGCAAATGGCTGACGGAAATCAACGTCACCTCGCCCACCGGACTGGTGGCGATCGACCGGTTCGACGGCGTTGATACCGCGGCGATGATCTGGGAGGCGATCGAGGGGAAGGTCGATCGGTAA